The following coding sequences are from one Xiphophorus couchianus chromosome 22, X_couchianus-1.0, whole genome shotgun sequence window:
- the marchf5 gene encoding E3 ubiquitin-protein ligase MARCHF5 isoform X1, with amino-acid sequence MADPGPVVAQQNLDRSCWVCFATDEDDRMAEWVRPCRCRGSTKWVHQACLQRWVDEKQRGNSTARVACPQCNAEYLIVFPKLGPIVYVLDLADRLISKAGPFAAAGIMVGSIYWTAVTYGAVTVMQVVGHKEGLDVMERADPLFLLIGLPTIPVMLILGKMIRWEDYVLRLWRKYSNKLQIFNSIFPGIGCPVPRIPAEASPLADHVSATRILCGALVFPTIATIVGKLMFSSVNSNLQRTILGGIAFVAIKGAFKVYFKQQQYLRQAHRKILNFPEPEEA; translated from the exons ATGGCGGATCCAGGTCCGGTGGTGGCACAGCAGAATTTGGACAG GAGCTGCTGGGTGTGCTTCGCCACAGATGAGGATGACCGCATGGCGGAGTGGGTGAGGCCGTGCCGGTGCCGGGGCTCAACGAAGTGGGTCCACCAGGCCTGCCTGCAGCGCTGGGTGGACGAGAAACAGCGAGGCAACAGCACGGCGAGGGTCGCCTGTCCGCAGTGCAACGCAGAATATCTCATCGTCTTCCCAAAACTGG GTCCGATCGTTTATGTTCTGGATCTGGCTGACCGGCTCATCTCCAAAGCCGGCCCCTTCGCTGCAGCCGGTATCATGGTGGGCTCCATCTACTGGACCGCCGTCACATACGGGGCTGTCACCGTCATGCAG GTGGTGGGCCACAAGGAGGGCCTGGACGTGATGGAGCGGGCCGACCCGCTCTTCCTGCTCATCGGCCTGCCCACCATCCCCGTCATGCTGATCCTGGGGAAGATGATCCGCTGGGAGGACTACGTCCTGCGGCTGTGGAGGAAATACTCCAACAAGCTGCAGATCTTCAACAGCATCTTCCCAG GTATCGGCTGCCCGGTGCCGCGGATCCCGGCCGAGGCCAGCCCTCTGGCCGACCACGTCTCTGCCACGCGGATCCTGTGCGGCGCTCTGGTTTTCCCCACCATCGCCACCATCGTGGGGAAACTCATGTTCAGCAGCGTCAACTCCAACCTGCAGAGAACCATCCTG GGCGGCATCGCCTTCGTGGCCATCAAAGGGGCGTTCAAGGTCTACTTCAAGCAGCAGCAATACCTGCGCCAAGCCCACCGCAAGATCCTCAACTTCCCCGAGCCGGAAGAGGCCTGA
- the marchf5 gene encoding E3 ubiquitin-protein ligase MARCHF5 isoform X2: MAEWVRPCRCRGSTKWVHQACLQRWVDEKQRGNSTARVACPQCNAEYLIVFPKLGPIVYVLDLADRLISKAGPFAAAGIMVGSIYWTAVTYGAVTVMQVVGHKEGLDVMERADPLFLLIGLPTIPVMLILGKMIRWEDYVLRLWRKYSNKLQIFNSIFPGIGCPVPRIPAEASPLADHVSATRILCGALVFPTIATIVGKLMFSSVNSNLQRTILGGIAFVAIKGAFKVYFKQQQYLRQAHRKILNFPEPEEA; the protein is encoded by the exons ATGGCGGAGTGGGTGAGGCCGTGCCGGTGCCGGGGCTCAACGAAGTGGGTCCACCAGGCCTGCCTGCAGCGCTGGGTGGACGAGAAACAGCGAGGCAACAGCACGGCGAGGGTCGCCTGTCCGCAGTGCAACGCAGAATATCTCATCGTCTTCCCAAAACTGG GTCCGATCGTTTATGTTCTGGATCTGGCTGACCGGCTCATCTCCAAAGCCGGCCCCTTCGCTGCAGCCGGTATCATGGTGGGCTCCATCTACTGGACCGCCGTCACATACGGGGCTGTCACCGTCATGCAG GTGGTGGGCCACAAGGAGGGCCTGGACGTGATGGAGCGGGCCGACCCGCTCTTCCTGCTCATCGGCCTGCCCACCATCCCCGTCATGCTGATCCTGGGGAAGATGATCCGCTGGGAGGACTACGTCCTGCGGCTGTGGAGGAAATACTCCAACAAGCTGCAGATCTTCAACAGCATCTTCCCAG GTATCGGCTGCCCGGTGCCGCGGATCCCGGCCGAGGCCAGCCCTCTGGCCGACCACGTCTCTGCCACGCGGATCCTGTGCGGCGCTCTGGTTTTCCCCACCATCGCCACCATCGTGGGGAAACTCATGTTCAGCAGCGTCAACTCCAACCTGCAGAGAACCATCCTG GGCGGCATCGCCTTCGTGGCCATCAAAGGGGCGTTCAAGGTCTACTTCAAGCAGCAGCAATACCTGCGCCAAGCCCACCGCAAGATCCTCAACTTCCCCGAGCCGGAAGAGGCCTGA